Proteins co-encoded in one Psychromonas sp. L1A2 genomic window:
- a CDS encoding flagellar protein MotY, which yields MKKILPLIFIVTTMPATSANKQYHAGMDNSNWYLSSSSPIQCTLEHPIPRYGQANFIAKASKKINLDFRLESKRAMPTTEVVQLKSVPPAWHPGSAPELIDTVTFHQQFDGYVTKQSAWRMLNELESGQVPTFYFHDWYNNKQMVTVGLSSINFNKSYDDFNNCISQLLPYNFDDISYSILRYKKDGSLLTQFSKKRLKMIGDYIKHDKSINVILVSGYSDGYGGVNTNQVLSEERANSVKAYLSELGFSNDNIKVSGFGEKHHVADNRNILGRQENRRVIISIEKEDI from the coding sequence ATGAAAAAAATACTACCTTTAATATTCATAGTAACCACAATGCCAGCGACTTCTGCCAATAAGCAGTATCATGCAGGAATGGACAACTCTAATTGGTATTTAAGTAGTTCTTCTCCAATACAATGCACGCTCGAGCACCCTATTCCTCGATATGGCCAAGCAAATTTTATAGCTAAAGCGAGTAAAAAAATTAATCTAGATTTTAGGTTAGAAAGCAAACGAGCGATGCCAACAACGGAAGTAGTTCAATTAAAATCAGTTCCTCCTGCATGGCATCCAGGTTCAGCTCCTGAATTAATAGATACTGTCACTTTTCACCAGCAATTTGATGGATATGTCACTAAGCAAAGTGCTTGGAGAATGCTCAATGAACTAGAAAGTGGTCAAGTACCTACCTTTTATTTCCATGATTGGTACAACAATAAACAAATGGTCACTGTCGGTTTATCATCAATTAACTTTAATAAAAGCTACGATGATTTTAATAACTGTATTTCACAGTTATTGCCTTATAATTTCGATGATATCTCATATAGTATTTTACGTTATAAAAAAGATGGATCTTTATTAACTCAATTTTCCAAAAAACGTTTAAAAATGATCGGTGATTACATAAAACATGATAAATCTATCAATGTAATTTTAGTATCAGGTTATTCAGATGGTTACGGAGGGGTTAATACAAACCAAGTATTATCTGAAGAAAGAGCCAACTCAGTTAAAGCGTACTTATCTGAGTTGGGGTTCAGCAATGACAACATTAAAGTATCTGGTTTTGGTGAAAAACATCATGTTGCAGATAATAGAAATATTCTAGGTAGGCAAGAAAATAGACGTGTAATTATTTCAATTGAAAAAGAAGATATCTAA